GGGAAataggttttgataattatgcttttaaaaaagggtttataaataaagattcaaaatatacaaaaataccatcaaagtacgttcctaaaatccaggaaatggaaggagaaagaatgcttgatttagactgtaaaaagaatgaaaaagaaattttcgaaaactggcttgatttagactgtaaaaagaatgaaaaagaaatttttgaaaattggttgaattcctttttattagaagcttttactaatccaaagcttagtgaattgtctggaagagatatttggaattacatagggtttagtactaaaggaactataagagattatatgacgtcaatagaaaaccaaataatagaagatttagcaacaaaaacaacagcttatgataagatattacatataatgatgattttatataaagaattttttggaaaaaatattatagatcatagacaagaagtctataataaagaatatcaagaagcaaaaaatcatTTAGCTAATATCCAGATATATGATCTATGTAATGTGAAatcttatatatgtgaatatagaatacattattacaaattaaaagaagaagataaaaatcattacCTTGGtatgaaattaaaagaagaagataaaaatcattatcttagtatgtatataacaaaacttccatatcctgctaatgaatttctaatgggaagatttataagagaaataaatagagggacaattgaaaataattttggtggagcaacctctgcaataagagaggaaataaaagaacgttgtatgcaagaagcaactcaaaaaagatttgcaaatataattagaatttgctgtcaggataatgaaaagataccccaaaaatatgggcttaataaaaaatttcagagAAAAAGAacatatcaatttagaaaaagaaaatactatccaaactggagaaaaaagaggtattttagaacaagaaataacaataaaaacaaaaggcaaaaaagtgactattgcgcaaataaaaaagaaaactgtaagtgttggtattgccaagaagaaggacactatgcaaatgaatatccgaaaaagaaggataaaaaaggtcttactaaacaaatagaaattgctaagtcttgttttATGGAACCTTTAGAGGAATCTGATGATAACctagactatatttttgaatatgtctcagaaacagactcagagactgagtaataatgccacatttattactataaaaataacagaaaaatttataaatgcttttatagattctggagcaacacaatgctttgctagttcaaatataaaacttgattggaaaaaattaaagaaaccattaagagtNNNNNNNNNNNNNNNNNNNNNNNNNNNNNNNNNNNNNNNNNNNNNNNNNNNNNNNNNNNNNNNNNNNNNNNNNNNNNNNNNNNNNNNNNNNNNNNNNNNNNNNNNNNNNNNNNNNNNNNNNNNNNNNNNNNNNNNNNNNNNNNNNNNNNNNNNNNNNNNNNNNNNNNNNNNNNNNNNNNNNNNNNNNNNNNNNNNNNNNNNNNNNNNNNNNNNNNNNNNNNNNNNNNNNNNNNNNNNNNNNNNNNNNNNNNNNNNNNNNNNNNNNNNNNNNNNNNNNNNNNNNNNNNNNNNNNNNNNNNNNNNNNNNNNNNNNNNNNNNNNNNNNNNNNNNNNNNNNNNNNNNNNNNNNNNNNNNNNNNNNNNNNNNNNNNNNNNNNNNNNNNNNNNNNNNNNNNNNNNNNNNNNNNNNNNNNNNNNNNNNNNNNNNNNNNNNNNNNNNNNNNNNNNNNNNNNNNNNNNNNNNNNNNNNNNNNNNNNNNNNNNNNNNNNNNNNNNNNNNNNNNNNNNNNNNNNNNNNNNNNNNNNNNNNNNNNNNNNNNNNNNNNNNNNNNNNNNNNNNNNNNNNNNNNNNNNNNNNNNNNNNNNNNNNNNNNNNNNNNNNNNNNNNNNNNNNNNNNNNNNNNNNNNNNNNNNNNNNNNNNNNNNNNNNNNNNNNNNNNNNNNNNNNNNNNNNNNNNNNNNNNNNNNNNNNNNNNNNNNNNNNNNNNNNNNNNNNNNNNNNNNNNNNNNNNNNNNNNNNNNNNNNNNNNNNNNNNNNNNNNNNNNNNNNNNNNNNNNNNNNNNNNNNNNNNNNNNNNNNNNNNNNNNNNNNNNNNNNNNNNNNNNNNNNNNNNNNNNNNNNNNNNNNNNNNNNNNNNNNNNNNNNNNNNNNNNNNNNNNNNNNNNNNNNNNNNNNNNNNNNNNNNNNNNNNNNNNNNNNNNNNNNNNNNNNNNNNNNNNNNNNNNNNNNNNNNNNNNNNNNNNNNNNNNNNNNNNNNNNNNggaaactctagcagcaattaaatctcttaagaaatggaaaattgatttactacccagagagtttacattaaggacagattcaagttatttaacaggtttcatacgatataatttaaaagttgattataatcatggacgattggtaagatggcaattatttttgttacaatatccaataaaatttgaatatattaagggtgacaaaaatgttattgcagatacattaacaagagaatggagttcgtctacaacgcattagatcaagaaattcagaaatacgaacaagaacttgaaaaatgcaagcattgtcagcaaataaggacacagatccaatctctcaaaaaggccatcgaagcaataaaatcaacacaacaaccaaaaccatcagagttcagccagctaagcgtggtggacaaatcaggtgaagaaaaaattccagaaaataaaataattgctgaaattatcaaaaaatccacccaagataaaaaatattatgtaatttataatggccccatgaaaggaaTATATGATGCCTGGaaaaaagcagcaccatttacacatcaatcaaggataattcataaaggagggtttttaacactggaagaagcaaaggaatctttcagggaatatgaagctcttcattcggagcaaaccctaaaaagagcagataaagctccaattcaaacccagagaacaggaataataagaaacattcctacaagggccgaaattaaggaaaagaaaagggtctgtagatcaaatctcagagaaacccttaacataTTCCTAaattggactgaagaaaaaagggcaatcttgggatattatcctattgccaaagaacagctaacaaagctggttatattttcagaggcttccccatctgacacctatcagtttttccagtatggattaattgCNNNNNNNNNNNNNNNNNNNNNNNNNNNNNNNNNNNNNNNNNNNNNNNNNNNNNNNNNNNNNNNNNNNNNNNNNNNNNNNNNNNNNNNNNNNNNNNNNNNNNNNNNNNNNNNNNNNNNNNNNNNNNNNNNNNNNNNNNNNNNNNNNNNNNNNNNNNNNNNNNNNNNNNNNNNNNNNNNNNNNNNNNNNNNNNNNNNNNNNNNNNNNNNNNNNNNNNNNNNNNNNNNNNNNNNNNNNNNNNNNNNNNNNNNNNNNNNNNNNNNNNNNNNNNNNNNNNNNNNNNNNNNNNNNNNNTCATGAAGGAAGACTAGCCAGCACACTAGCAAGGGTCttcgaaagaactcaaaagataacaagagaatctcacacaagaatcaattataaaagcagaaataATTTGCTTGTGTCTagtaaaaggaataaaattgaagaaagagagatgagactcttagtggaatttgaatcagcattctacaacttatctggactcttagaaaagctccccgaaaggataaagaggaatctctgctatttgataaaagacagagaagaccacaagtgccagctatgtgtctcagagttatctgaagaaagcaataatgaaacggaatcaacccacatgataaaggaaGGAGACAACGCATCTGAAGGCCACATAATGAAAGAAGAGGACAgcacatctgaagcatctctcaacactattgcatagtgacgtaagcgcttaggtcatagagcaccaacaatgtagctggtgcaagataataaacaatgacgtaagcaatgacgtcataagaagggtaaggatgggaattgtccatcagacccaaccattataaataggttgcttaggcaattgtagaGGGTATCAAACCATAGAAAGCAGGAGGCaaagagtactcatatgctaggagagcaaggaggaagctgccaaaaatataatatactatgggaaaattcaacttgaagcccctataaagataaaatctgctaatggagaacttgaaatagctttgataaatgatgaagaattgagtaaacagattgagaaaattaaagatcaacaaAAGAGATCgaaaattggatggattcatattagtactatacaagtcttaatcaaatctacatatatgagaggaattaattcaccaataagcttagcgatttgtgataaaagaattactgatgacccaatagatcaaataattggaattgttcatggaaacttgGCAAATGTAAATGTAaaattcaatgcccatcttggatatgctatacctttatcaactgaaaatcttggaagatctataagtttggcttataaatttcacagaaagaatctaatggaacaagacgatgaaccattttcaattacatatgcaataaattatgctttaacaaatagccatcatagtataatatttaaaaacagagaaagaatttatgttgatgaattatttcagaaaattgtaaaaacagaaataccaaaatataaagctattgaaaacccagttctattattaaaagaaccatcaggaaaattagtttcatcgcatgttcaaataagagaatctaaaattaatagccctttaagtttatccaagttaaagattaaagaagaaaattctgaaataaaagaattaacaaaaaaggtcgaaaaattaaatgaaaccctaaacattaaattatgacaataaataaagaaaaaatatatgtaacttatcaagacaagaaacaagagctctttgaaagagaaaatcggttgaattatttacagttttctgaaataaatcaaagagcatttgaagctctaaaaaCAATCTATGACAAGTTAAAAAGAGAAGTCGAAgagctagaaaaattaatagaatctctagaaaatagtgatgaatcgatgatagaatttgcagaaattctaagataaataatgaagcatacaaagattgaaagaccagaaaataaaataaaaaggaaaagggcgaaaaaattaaaaagtaaaataaaggagtataaaagggaattaaataatcttcagatCAAAATtgatgaccttataataaaaaggatagaaacaagaataaatattaacaagttggagttaaacttaaaaaatttataaatgcctggaaaaccatattatgacttaaaagaattaaaattgttaaaagaaaaaatgaaaaatgaagttgaaaaatcaaaaagatatttagaaacaacagaaaatgtagaaataaaagaagtttttgaggatttaagaaattatattaaagaaaaagacaaacagataaaaggttttatatataataatccatgcaaaaaagaatattataaactaaaacaagattgaaaaactataaaaatcagAAGTATAAATACTAGTAATACggtcaatactttttattatgaattggAAAATTATTCGAAGAATTaatcgaaaaagaaattaaaagaaaagacgacttaaaatttgagaagaattaataaaaatttcgaaaaagaaattaaaagaaaagacgacttaaaatttggtatcagagcctagttaacgattaagggtaacactttctctttaagcaacacttttaatGACACACTTTTTCAGccacaaaagaacaaaaatctGTACAAACACATATGTACACTAGATAcctcttattattattacttcttTAATTGATGGATTTTAGCCGCCTAAACAGTTTGTGCTTATTAGttagttattaacttattatacAAAAGCATAATGATAGGTACTTTCAATTACGTCAGCAATTACGCTTAGAAGTTGCCCCACATGTATCCATATTCGGGTGTGAGTTTTAAGtggtcttttattttattaaatcaaaataaattaaacaattttaacAGAAAGAGGGTATAAAAAGTCAATGATTTAAGCGTACAATGTATACAATGGAAGTTtagaaagtattagagatatgatcattagtattacATTATCTTGTCAGGTTACGCTTTTGGAATGAGTAGATTCATAATATGTTATTAGAGTTATAGATCTACATAGTATAGATgatgtttattttattcatagacCAAAAATTTAACCCATTATACATATTATACGCTTAGACCATTAACTCTCTAGTATTACTCTTTAACAAATATACTTATCAGCAAatccttttctattttttcctaAGCAGCCAATTCGTTCCACCGACACTATTCATTTTAGATGATACCGACAGCATGTCTTGACCGATTAGTCACGAAGGATCATGTCATCACTAAAATAAGGAGTTGTTGATAATAATCTGATGGGaaattaatatctttttttttttgggtcaagGGAAATTAATATCTTTAGATGAGCCAATTTTTCTGACGGTCAGTGAAGACGACACTTAGAGTAGGGCTTGCAGGCCcattaatatctttttttaaagattcatttaaccatttattctgcaaaatattttaaacgttTTAGTCTGTTTCTCTTATTTAGAATGATTTTGTAATGACTTTTTAACTTTCAAGCTCTTCGTATCGTTTTTTTAACTCTCAATATCAGATTAAGCACTAACACAGGTGAGATTTCATCTgacatttgttttatttttaatacaatccTCTTTCAGgttttgaaaaggaaaaaaaacaacaaaattgaaaagaaaagaaggaataTTTTTGGAGTGAGAGATAAGAGATAGTAAGAATGACAAACTAGATAGAGGACTGAGGATATATAATTAGCACTTGCTTAAGTGGACAAATGCATTAAACAGTTATAATTTATCAGTCAAATATTATAAAGCAAACACGTTTAACATATTAAATTAACACAAGAAAATTGCACGCATGAGCACACAGATGAATGTTGTACCATTCAGCAAATGCGTGCAGTTTAAAATCGACAGGCAAACTGGCAAACTGATAAATTATTATGGTTCTTTGATGAGACCATTTCAACCACATCGATGTGAAACTTGTTCAAATTTTTACACAAACATAATAAGTCACTCAAAGCATAGATTCCAAGCATTGTGACTAAAATGCTTTACTTTGTGTTCATATGCCTTCATGGTATCGGATCGATGACTACTTTGCCCGTGGCTCTGTTTGTTTCAAGATAGGAAAACGCTTCAACGGTTTCGGAAAACGGAAAGGGACTCTTGGGATCAATTATTGGCTTGATTTTGCAGCTTTCCAAATGAGGTCTTAGTTTCTCTAAGATTGTGCCATCAGATTTAAGTATGAAAAATATTGCTGTAGAAAATCCGGGGGGTACTATTGTCACAACTTTGCCTCCTTCTTTTACAGCCTTGAATGCCCTCTCTGTTTCTCCTGTTTTTGTAATTCATGTAAACTAAAATGTTATTATCTATCTTTGACCATTTCATTTCTTCCAACTAAGTAAAAcataaatgaataattttatgaGAATTTCTTTTTGGTGAAGAGTAGAATTAGATAAAGAGTGAagagttttattaaatttataaagacTATGTGCATGATTTTttgtgggtttttttttttaattaaaagaaacaatATTCATTCTTCATGGTAGCATTACTCTAGTTTTATATTGACACATACATAATAATaagtacaaaaaattaaatttagtagTAGGgataaaaattaatacatatcAGTAACTAAGCTTATACTAACAACTCTTCTAACCGCGAatgagttataattcaaataacatAGTCTTCTCATACATAGGGCTGACAATGAATAAGATAGGATAAGATTTGGACTctaccctaaccctacccgcaaattgaaaattttattaaaattctacCATACCCTACTTGcgggttgagaatctctcaaccctAACTCTACCCACACCCTAAAGTTTCAAACCCTATCCTATTCTACCCGCAGAAATATCAGattttttcaaagtaaatataaaagtaaatataaaattcaatcatttcgaattttatacatattaataacataaaaaataaaaaactaatgctctaaattaacaaattaactaAATAGTTTAGTGGTTGTTCATTTATTGTAAGTCATTACATAAGGGAGGTTGTGGGTTTAACTTTCACTTCCTTCACTATAtacctaatttttataaaatatgtgttatatatgAGGTGCGGGTAGGGTACACCCTAAATCCGTCACGCAGCGAATCAGCTAGCCTACCTTACCCGAACGGGTTAGACCGGGTTAGATCGGGTTGGGTACCCGCGAGTAGGGTATGAATTGCCAGCCCTACTCATACACGTAACTAGACTATCTATCTAAATAAGCTAACTCCTTGACAGTTTTTATGCTTATTGACtaagtttttgttttttggagCTTCAAAATGGAAACAATACACAAATTTATCTTACTTTATGTTAAAATTCAGACCTCatgcaaataaaataagaaaaaacaatGATCAAACTAgattttttaactataaaagGATTTGATATCATAATTCTAGCGAAGATCATAAGTTCCCAATCTCACCTACTGCATCATACACCACGTCGAATTTTTCAGGAAGGTCTTCGAAATTATCCTTTGTATAATCGATTGGCAAGTCAGCTCCCAAGTCTCTCAAAACTTGCAGTTTCTTAGTGCTAGCAGTTGCTGCTACCTTAGATGCACCATAGAAATGCTTGGCAAGCTAGCTCAAAATGGCAATGTGAGTTACAATCATGCAACTTTTATGCTCTACAGGAAAAAGTGCTTTCCTAACTCTTGCACgaaatatgaaataataaattacacAAAATAAACTGAAGAGAGTACTTAGATTGTAGAGAATATGTACATTGCAGAGAATTGAGTGAACAAGGAAGATTTTCACTAAATTTGTAGAGAATATGTACATTGTAcatgatcaattttttttcctattataaaagaaataattttcGCTCTTGGTTGAACATTACCCATTTATTAGTATATACAACATTAAATGAGGAAAGGTGAAAACTGACGTGTAGTCAAACTTTACGTGAAATTAACAACTGATAgttgttagataatttgactaaatttttatgtaatGACTCTCAACTATCAAGTTAATGTGAAATTGACTGTACCTAAATTTTCAcctatattaaaatataaattaaattaaatatgtatttatacacaaatatataataacggATTAATACTTAGATATGCATACCTGAATAACATGCGTTCCAACTCCACCGGCACCTCCCAGAACAAGAATAGACTTTCCGGCGGAAAACTCGGCTCGTTCGAGGCCTTCATAAGCAGTTTCAATGGTTAAAGGAAGGCTAgcagcctcaccaaagctcagGTTCTGCGGCTTGTGAGCCAACAATTTTTCTTCTGCTGCAGTATACTCTGCCAAAGACCCATTCACTTTTGGATGATCCAAAGCCTTCTCATTAATATCACCATAAACTTCATCCCCAACCTTAAATTTGGTCACCTCATTCCCCACTTTAACCACCACACCGGCAACATCGTACCCTGGAATAGTCTTCGCACCAATCACaaaaacattaattatttaaaagaaaaagagatcgTGAAATTTGCtagcttcttttctttttccggTGAATTGATATTGATTAGATTAAGGTTTTGAAAATCCAATCAGTCATAAAACTAGAGAATTAGACGCTGAAAGATTCATCCGAGGTTAACTGAAAATGaaatgaatataataaaataagtaaaataatatttatacatCAACCACTTTTAAACATCTGAATTTGATTGTtatgaattaattatatatctaaattatttttaattaataaaacaaaaaaattgtgtttggtttatagaaaaatatagatgttgtgaaattaataaaataatatatttatataactttttaaaaaattaaccttTTGTGATgtatcattttcaatcaaaccgaTCTGTTAACCAATTTTGGTTAATCAAATCGAATATTCGATCTGATTCCTCTAACCATGAATGACATTTTTCACGTTCAACTCATGTTTGACCCCAATTTTGtcttttcctctgactaagTATGACAACCAAGCTAACATTAAGAAACTAATCAAGTAAAATTTTGTGGACAATTAACTAGCAAGagcaaaagaaaacaagaacctATTAATGATTTCAATTTTCAAGAActctagaaaaagaaaatgaaaagtctAAAGAGAACAAAATTATGGGGAGTGAAGGATTATAATATGATTCTTACGGGTAAAGGAGAGTCAGTGGGTGCGAAAGCTGCCTCCATTCGCTTATAATCAATGGGATTGAGGGACACAGCAGCAACCTTGATGAGAACCTGATCATCCTTCACGTCAGGCACAGGGACACTGCTTTCAAACTTAAGAACTTGTGAACTCTTGCCATATTCTGAGTACGTCCATGCTTTCATGTGTGTTGGTATGGAAGAAGCCATTCTCCTGCTTTCCACGAATGAAAATATTGCTGCTTTTGAAGAGTAAAGTGAAATTATGAAcccaaagaagaaaacaaatgaGGAATCGGATAAAGAAAGTAAGAAGAAAGAGTGGATCAGATGACTCAACAGAAAGTAGTGACCTTTGGTAGGTATGTCGACGGCAATTAAAAACAGTTGCTTTCCTATATGTGTTATCTATTGTGTATTATTAATTGAGAATGATTGAGGGCATccaaatttcagaaattatttttaatatggaaagAGAGATGGTATTTTGGttaaatattgatatttgaaATATATTACAGTATTGTGGAAATCATTCAACACGCCCCACGTGATGCAACACGTCCCTACGTTTTGGCTAATATGTTGTCACATGTCCAACACGCCCCACGTATTGGCTAGAATGCTGCTATGTGCCCAACATGCCTCCTATGTgttgacttctcttctataaAATCTACACATCTGTAATTACACCAAATAATTccattttccaaaaaaatactaaaatttttttcacacaAACAAAAATCAGCCtcaaaatttattgtttattattattaattaattattaatatttaaaaatatgagataaagtatattattagattattaaatttaaaaaattagattaaaaaaattgagttgatagtcaaaaataataaactataaTGGCCTCTTagtattttatagttattaaaTTCGGCCCGACCTAATCGGCCTGATCGTCAATTTGGGTTGAATCATCATTTAAATTGGTCAAACAATTAATCTGGTCAAACTTAACCAAATTCGATAAAATTCGTCAAAtctgttcaaaattgttttaaacCGATCCGGTCAAATTTGgttaaactaaaatattattttctatacataatttttttattaaatgtataatgtaaataaaattatattatatttacaaataaaaaaacattaactataatatattttttatttctatgattgtttttatttttttaataaatacttaaagagtataataaatataaatttataaatatttgaagAGTATAATAAACATAagggtaaagtattaaattagttttttatgtttgggcATAATCCTGTTTTGGTTCTTCAAATTTAAAGTGTccaatttgaattcaaaaaagtttcatttaccTTCAATGTAGTCCCATCTGagatcaaagttaaataattaacgaaatgtTCTATATGACAGCAGTACAAGAACAAGGtcaataatttgaaaaataactaCAAGTTTTAGAGGCACAAAGTCAACCGTGtatatatgaatatatttatttatcaattttttataatttaagtgaaatattttctatagaactaaggagaatgataaataaatgtattgatgtatTATTCACagttgattttgtgcctctggAGCTTGTATTTATTCTCCAAATTATCGACATTGTTCTTGTACTGCTATCATGTAGGacatttcattaattatttaactttgacctcacAGTGAGACTAAATTGAaactaaatgaaatttttttgaattcaaataggacactttaaaccttaaggactaaaatataattatgccCAAACATAACagaccaatttaatactttaccctAAACATAAACTAATCGATgagttattaaattttaaaaatagtaattaattgaatataaaataaaactaaaaaatattcattataaaaataaaaaataaattaaattttatataattatttaattataactgGATCAACTGGTTTAATTTGTGACCTACCAGTTAAACTAGTAACTCAGTAACCTAGTACTTTGATCAATTTTATTACCGGTTCAATtctgataattatatttttttttactaattttataacaaaaatatgtGATATATCACTTTCTCCTtataattgaaatcaaatattttcttctaaaattaaaagattttttttcttatctctccccttttttctaattttctcattctttcacctACTCTATTTCTCTTATACATGATTATCAATGAGTAATTCTTAATTTAACAATCAAAAtatgtaatataattttttaattataattaaaattaaattaaaatatttaaattaaaattaaaatatagatatattatattaataatttaacaacTAAAATTTGTTACATGANATTTATATTTGAGGTAAATATCAAATTGGTACTTAAAAGATTCTATCATTGACAAAATGGTacttaaattttgttattgacaaaTTAGCCctgaaagattttaaaatttgacagaATCACCCAACTATGAAAGAATGACATCATAGTGAATAGAAAACACTAAAGTGACCGTCGAAAGAGAACTCCGATGATGACAGAGAGTTCCGACGATGTTTtcggtcttctttttcttctttgccaTGGCGAAAGGGGACGCAGTGGCGAGGTGCTGCCATGGCGGAGGagacttcttcttcttcttcttctttgtcatGGCTGACACGGACATAACGGCCAAGTATTGCCATGGCGGAGGGGACACTtcgtctttttcttcttcttttttgccaTGGCAGAAGGAGAAGCAGCGGCGAGGTATTGCCATGGACCATGGCAGAGGGGGTGAAAGGAACGCAATGACgtgttgaaaaagaagaagagatgaacaCGAGAACACGGCAAGGTACTGCCATGGCGGAAGGAGACGCGAAGAGTTTGCAGTAACgtgttgaagaaaaagaagcggTGAACACAAAGAACATGGCGAGGTGCAGCGACATGCTATGGCGGTCTTCTTTTTCAGCTGTCATAGCCGAAGGGGATGCAGTAGcgtattgaagaagaagaaccagcgaacacgaagaagaagaaggtcgTTGGAAACGTTGGAAACGTTGCCAGATCTCTCTACCATCATCGAAGCAATCCTTTCATGGTTGGGtgattttgtcaaattttaaaatattttagggactattttgtcaATAATAAAAGTTAGTTACCATTT
This portion of the Arachis duranensis cultivar V14167 chromosome 6, aradu.V14167.gnm2.J7QH, whole genome shotgun sequence genome encodes:
- the LOC107495049 gene encoding 2-methylene-furan-3-one reductase, which encodes MASSIPTHMKAWTYSEYGKSSQVLKFESSVPVPDVKDDQVLIKVAAVSLNPIDYKRMEAAFAPTDSPLPTIPGYDVAGVVVKVGNEVTKFKVGDEVYGDINEKALDHPKVNGSLAEYTAAEEKLLAHKPQNLSFGEAASLPLTIETAYEGLERAEFSAGKSILVLGGAGGVGTHVIQLAKHFYGASKVAATASTKKLQVLRDLGADLPIDYTKDNFEDLPEKFDVVYDAVGETERAFKAVKEGGKVVTIVPPGFSTAIFFILKSDGTILEKLRPHLESCKIKPIIDPKSPFPFSETVEAFSYLETNRATGKVVIDPIP